From the genome of Hyperolius riggenbachi isolate aHypRig1 chromosome 9, aHypRig1.pri, whole genome shotgun sequence, one region includes:
- the MKRN2OS gene encoding MKRN2 opposite strand protein produces MSLYTEHSETSMPPAVPSLVMFQHCDKVIYSSSVPQHCPICGQQSVTSWDLEKSPVTLPCPFTNAHSQTCAFVLKPTIGQFIGGYDGCSDLHVGITSSKGTVHHYNETGIHKDSSGWEQCVSVELVPPDQHALIHQWDAYLETFSFDDRWLLQRYNEQNHNCYTFALTFINTLLQLEGKRTFSKEEFTGRFVLPKTRQASKYITLCHQVSRNNYYITDHHTG; encoded by the exons ATGTCTCTGTACACAGAGCACAGCGAGACATCGATGCCTCCAGCTGTCCCCAGCCTGGTAATGTTCCAGCATTGTGACAAAGTCATCTACAGCAGCTCTGTACCCCAACACTGCCCCATCTGCGGCCAGCAGAGTGTCACCTCCTGGGACCTGGAGAAATCCCCTGTCACCCTCCCCTGCCCTTTCACCAACGCACACAGCCAGACGTGCGCCTTCGTACTCAAGCCGACCATAGGCCAATTCATAGG GGGATACGACGGCTGCTCCGACCTCCATGTTGGGATCACCAGTTCTAAAG GAACCGTCCATCATTACAACGAGACGGGAATCCACAAGGACAGCAGCGGCTGGGAGCAGTGCGTCAGCGTTGAGCTCGTCCCACCAGACCAACACGCCCTCATCCACCAGTGGGACGCGTACCTGGAGACCTTCTCATTCGATGATCGGTGGCTCCTGCAACG CTATAATGAGCAGAATCACAACTGCTACACCTTCGCTCTGACATTCATCAACACTCTGCTGCAACTCGAGGGGAAGAGGACCTTCAGCAAGGAGGAGTTTACAGGAAGGTTCGTCCTACCGAAAACCAGACAAGCCTCCAAGTACATCACCCTGTGCCACCAAGTGTCCCggaataactactacatcacggaCCACCACACGGGATAG